Proteins from a genomic interval of Zingiber officinale cultivar Zhangliang chromosome 1B, Zo_v1.1, whole genome shotgun sequence:
- the LOC122038814 gene encoding serine/threonine-protein kinase UCN-like, with amino-acid sequence MDEEVVLDLNQIRAVRVLGRGAMASVFLVSAAPGSRLPTLFALKVFDKQSAAKPHALRRARWELSLLSRLSAAPGDHHHPFLPSLLGSVETPDLLAWAIPFCPGGDLHALRRSLSPSNEEAFSADAIRFYLSEIVTALAHLHSMRVAYRDLKPENVLLRSSGHIMLADFDLSRHLPARSTTHSSLPPPLPSDNHSHAPRRKLTRVFSFGAADDQIKKGRSARVSPASRRRTSSSSISKSREGSGGDDERSFSFVGTEEYVAPEVVRGEGHGFAVDWWALGILAYEMAYGQTPFRGRNRKETLRNILTLPPMFPGRRRTDLTDIIERLVVKDPERRLGFSGGAEEVKAHPFFDGVKWELLPEVARPPFLAPVILPFFLPFLLLSNLLCEEGTKIEGFRGVEERITSKSVTDP; translated from the coding sequence ATGGATGAGGAGGTGGTGTTGGATTTGAACCAGATCAGGGCGGTTCGCGTCCTGGGCCGTGGAGCCATGGCCTCGGTCTTCCTCGTCAGCGCCGCACCCGGCAGTCGCCTCCCCACGCTCTTCGCCCTCAAGGTGTTCGACAAGCAGTCCGCCGCCAAACCCCACGCTCTCCGCCGCGCCCGCTGGGAGCTATCCCTATTGTCCCGCCTCTCAGCCGCTCCCGGTGATCACCACCACCCGTTTCTCCCTTCCCTCCTTGGCTCCGTCGAGACGCCGGACCTCCTCGCTTGGGCGATCCCCTTCTGCCCCGGCGGCGACCTCCACGCCCTCCGCCGCTCCCTTTCTCCTTCCAACGAGGAGGCGTTCTCCGCGGACGCGATCCGCTTCTACCTCTCGGAAATCGTCACCGCTCTCGCCCACCTCCACTCCATGCGCGTCGCCTACCGCGACCTCAAGCCAGAGAACGTCCTCCTCCGTTCATCCGGCCATATTATGCTCGCCGATTTCGATCTCTCCCGCCACCTCCCTGCCAGATCGACCACCCACTCCTCCCTTCCTCCTCCACTTCCCTCCGACAACCACAGCCACGCCCCCCGGAGGAAACTCACACGCGTGTTCTCCTTCGGCGCCGCGGACGACCAGATCAAGAAAGGGAGGTCGGCGAGAGTCTCCCCGGCGAGTCGCCGTAGGACGAGTTCCTCGTCCATCTCGAAATCCAGAGAAGGATCCGGTGGTGACGACGAGCGGTCGTTCTCGTTCGTGGGGACGGAGGAGTACGTGGCGCCGGAAGTGGTGCGCGGCGAAGGGCACGGCTTCGCGGTGGACTGGTGGGCGCTTGGGATCCTGGCGTACGAAATGGCATACGGACAGACGCCCTTCCGGGGGCGGAACAGGAAGGAGACGTTGCGCAACATTCTTACGCTGCCGCCAATGTTCCCAGGCCGGCGGCGCACCGATCTCACTGACATTATCGAGCGGCTCGTGGTCAAGGACCCGGAGAGGAGATTAGGGTTTAGTGGGGGTGCGGAGGAGGTGAAGGCGCACCCTTTCTTCGATGGGGTGAAATGGGAGCTTTTGCCAGAGGTGGCGCGGCCTCCGTTCCTGGCGCCGgtaattttacctttctttcttccgttcctcctactctcgaatctgctctgcgaggaaggaactaagatcgaagggttcagaggagttgaggagc